One Mixophyes fleayi isolate aMixFle1 chromosome 12 unlocalized genomic scaffold, aMixFle1.hap1 SUPER_12_unloc_2, whole genome shotgun sequence genomic region harbors:
- the LOC142112074 gene encoding gastrula zinc finger protein XlCGF66.1-like: MDKDKSERILNLTLEIIYLLTGEDCTVVMKRSGEGVTPRSRPCVSGGLSRTQSPITVPESHSLIHEGDNDQKILELTKTLIQPLTGEVPIKCPEEFESLKESKDLYEDVRMENHQILTSLGGSNNRNTPERYLRPLYSQDSTKENHSISQEYKDEVLTDIKVEMMEGKRETCVRGDQHCKEEEIPTDISTDECKRRNISEGQLLLSTDFKIEDNITQDYPGENPVALNIHSIHSADKSSEPFSHAECSHANIDVNTSHTNDTIFPCSEGRKCITVKLSLHNHQRTHSGDI; encoded by the exons GATTGTACTGTAGTGATGAAGAGATCTGGTGAGGGTGTGACACCCAGGAGCcgcccctgtgtgtcaggaggattgagcaggacccagagccccatcacagTGCCTGAatctcactcactgatacatgagggagacaatgaccagaagatcctggaattGACCAAAACATTAATCCAGCCGTTGACTGGAGAG gTTCCTATAAAGTGTCCTGAGGAGTTTGAGAGTTTAAAAGAGTCCAAGGATCTGTACGAGGACGTgaggatggagaatcaccagatcctcacatcactgg GTGGATCcaataacagaaataccccagagagatatctccgtcctctttattcacaggatagTACCAAAGAAAATCACAGTATCTCACAGGAGTATAAG GATGAAGTCCTCACTGACATTAAAGTAGAAATGATGGAAGGAAAAAGAGAGACgtgtgtgaggggtgatcagcattgtaaggaggaggaaatccctacagatatcagcacag atgaATGCAAACGCAGGAATATCTCTGAGGGACAACTTCTTTTATCTACAGattttaaaatagaagataaCATCACACAAGATTATCCAGGAGAAAACCCTGTTGCCCTAAATATACATTCAATTCACAGTGCAGATAAATCATCTGAGCCCTTTAGTCATGCGGAATGTTCTCATGCAAACATAGATGTTAATACATCTCACACAAATGATACGATCTTTCCATGTTCTGAGGGCAGGAAATGCATTACAGTTAAATTATCTCTTCATAATCATCAGAGAACCCACTCGG GAGACATCTAg